The DNA window ATTTGTAGAGCTTCCTACTGGCATAAGCGTGAAATCCGATATGCAATGCTTTACATTATTTTTGCTCACATTTTGTTCTTTTTTTAATCAGCGCACTGCTTTATAATGCGCGCCATTCAGGAATACCACCTGAACCAAGGACATCGGAAATACACCATTGCACGGAATGCTCGATTGATTACTTAACCGCCGTCAGTAGGCCACGGCTAAGCAATAAAGAGCACTAATATGAAAACCGTTATTTGTAATTCGTTGCAAAGCTTCTGGGATATGGCAGATAACCAGTTTCTAGAAGGTCTGGATGTTCACTGTGTTTTCCCAGTGAACGCAGCGTTAAAAGAGTTCATCATGAACTACCAACAGCAATACCGAATTCGCAGCATCACTTTCACCAAAGCGTTTCATGCTTAAACAGTTTTACAAGGCCGGGGTTATCCCGGCCTTGTTGCATCTGTGCGATACACGGTGTCAACGGCCTATCCTTGTAAGCGCTCCACCAAGCCACTCGCCCGCTGAGTACGGACACGAATAGCTCGCTTGAGCACTTGGCCGTCGGCATATAGCGCCAGTTTTTTCTTCGCTCGGGTAATGCCGGTGTAAATCAGCTCCCGTGTCAGGATCGGGCTAAACTCTGCTGGCAGCACCATCAGGGTAAAGTCAAATTCACTGCCCTGCGATTTATGAATGGTCATGGCATAGGCCGTTTCATGCTCGGGGACACGGCTCGGTAAGATCGCCTTCATACTGCCGTCAGGCAGTTCAAAAAAGACTTTTAAGCGCGCTTCGCCCTCACTCTCATCACGCATACAAATGCCAATATCGCCATTGTACAAGCCCAGCGCATGGTCGTTGCGCGTCACCATCACAGGGCGACCATGGTACCAAAGTTCGTCTTGAGTGCGGATCAACTTGCGCGCCGCAAGCGCTTTTTCAATCCGTTGGTTAAGCCCACTGACACCAAAATCACCCTCACGCAGCGCGCACAATAAGCGGCATTGATTGAACAGCGCCAAGGCCACTTTGGCCTTTTCGGCACTACTTTCGCTCTCCCCCGTCACCGGGCTGAGCTGAGTCTCTTGCAGGCGTGCGAGATAGCGGCCATATTCGCTAACCAGCGTTTGGATCATCTGATGGTAGTTCTGCGCATTGAGATCCCAGTGGGTAATGTCACTCATCTCTCGCTGCCACACTTGATCCACCGCGTGCCCATCCCCCGCGTTAACTGCCCGTGCCAACTGACCAATCCCCGAACGGGCATCAAAGCGAAAGCTTTTTTGCAGCATGCATAAGCTATCTGCAATCGACACTTTGCTGCGCCCCAGCGAAGTTAAGCTGGCAAAGCCAGTCAAACGCACCAACGCACTCGCTTGCTCCGAGCTGTAACCGGTGTGAGAAAAGGAACAAATATCTCCCAGCACCGCGCCCGCTTCCACCGAGGCAAGCTGATCTTTATCGCCGAGCAAAATCACTCTGGCCTGCTTAGGCAAGGCATCGATCACTTTGTACATCATGGATAAATCCACCATGGACGCTTCATCAATCACCAACACATCCAGATGTAGCGGGTTTTTACTGTGATGACGAAATTCGGCGCTGCCGGGAATCGCGCCCAGTAAGCGGTGTAAGGTTGACGATTCGGTCGGAATTTTGTTTTTCAATTCAGGGGAGACAGGCAGAGCCGATACCGCTTTGCCGATCGACTCCGTCAGGCGAGCGGCAGCTTTTCCGGTCGGAGCCACCAGTTTGATGGTGAGATCGTGACCGCCAGCTTGCTCAATCAGGGCCGCCAAAAGTTTACATACTGTGGTGGTTTTGCCCGTGCCCGGCCCGCCGGAAATCACTGTAAAACGGCGCGTTAACGCCACCGCAGCTGCCACTTTTTGCCAGTTGAGGCAGACACTTTGCGCCACCAAGTTATCCAAGGCGCTGAGCTGCTCAACCTTAGTTGCGGCGGCAACTACGCGCTCAATCGCCGCCCAGTCGAGCTGACTTGCATTCACCACATCCAAATGATCGCACACTAACTGCTGGCGCAGGCCTGCCGAGTTCGTACTTTCGTTGCGGCCACGCAGCAGCGCCTCAAGTAAAAAGCGATAGTCACGCGCAAACAGGTGATCAAGTAAATTGGCCAGTTTTTTCATCTCTTCAGCGTCTAAATTTACCGCGCTACTGAGCTGGTTGAGCTTGGCCGCAACCATCACTTCATAGTGCCAGTAGCGCTGTAAATAGAGTCGCTGCCCATCAAAGATCAGCGGCAAAGCCTCATGGCTCTCGCCGACAATGGGCGATGCTTTGAGCCTTTCGGCCCAATCAATCGACGTCAACTGAACATTCAGCGCTTGCGCCGCCTCACCGTATAACCCCAAGCGCGCCGCGATATCGAGGCCCTGCCCGTGTGAATAGATTAATGGCAAACAGATATGACCACGCCCCACTTCCGCGCTGACCAGCGCCGCTAACAGCGCCAGTGCCTCATCGTCACTTTGCGAGGCAATCAAACGGGCAAACTGGTAATCAAGCTGGCGCAGACTGCCTTGCTTGGCAAGGTCGGCAAATAATGGCAAAAAATGCATCGCTGAATGGGCGCTCATAATAACTCCATCTGACCAGATTGACTGCTGGCTGGCTCTTGTGGCTCCTGACCATCCAGCAGACGATCCATTTGTTGTAAAAACGCCAGCGAAGGGCGCGCCGAAAAGATGCCACTGCCACTTTCGCCATCCATGCCACGCAGAAACAGGTAGTAGACGCCGCCAAAGTGACGCTGGTAATCGTAATCCGCTACTCGGCTACGTAAAAAGCGGTGCAGCGCCAAGGCATAAATCTGGTATTGCAAATCATAACGGTGATCGACCATCGCCCCTTTGAGCGCTTCGCCGTGATAAAAGTGCGTCGCATCGCCTAAGTGGTTGGATTTCCAGTCGAGTACGTAATAGCGTCCTTTGTGTTCAAACACTAAGTCAATAAAGCCTTTGAGCATGCCTTGCACCGTTTGAAAACCGAGGTCGCCAGCTTGAGCTGAGAGCGGATCGTGCCGCTGGCAGACTCGATTGAGCGCGGCGGCGCTCAGCACTTCGATGGGGAGAAAGAACTCCATCTCGACCAAACGCTGACTAGGCGCTTTGTCTCGCAGGCGCAGCGCTTTGCCATCCAGCGGCGTCTCCAGCACAGTATCAATTAAGCGTTGCAGTACGGGTAACCAATCACTATCAATCTGCTCTTGCGCCATCAGCTCTGAGATGACTTGGGTATTGTGCTCTGATGTGGCTGGCTCGGTAAACTCCACCTCTTCAAACAGGGCATGCAAAAACGTCCCCGGACGGGCGCCGCGAGGGAAGTTAAAAATATTTTTCTCCACTTCCAGCACCGCGCTCTCATCTCGTTCTCCCGACGAGTCAATATCAAAGCCGCTGAGTTCCAAACTCGCATCGTACTCACTGTGCTGCGATCCTTGTTTGACCAAGGCAGAATAGCTGGTCATGCGCCACAGACGATCAATCGGCGTGTGCAGCTCTCGCGCCGCGAGCGCACCGACGGGCTGTGCACTGGGCTGAAACTTTTCCTCCGGCAGCGGCAACGGCGCGCAAACTTCGACGCACGCCAGCACCGCTTTTTGCTGCAACAGCGCCGCAGTGAGATCGGCAATACCGCCCTGTTGACCATTTTGCAACAGATAGCCCATGGCACTTTGATGTACCCCTGTCGGCTCTTTGGTCGAGCGACCATTGCGCAGCGGCGCGCTACCGATGAAACAGCCATACACGGCGCGGGTCAGCGCCACGTAGATCAGGCGCAAATCTTCGGCCAAGCGCTCTTTGTCTGCCTGCTTTAACGCCGCTTCGTGGCGGGTGATATCCAACACCGTAGTGTCACTGTGCGCGTCGTAATATTTCGCTTCACTCGCCTCTCGGGCCGCAAAAACAAACGGCAGAAACACCAGATCGTATTCCAACCCTTTCGATTTGTGGATGGTGACGATCTGCACTAAATTCCGCTCCGATTCCAAGCGCTGGACCTGCTCTTCACTGCCGCCCATGCCCATTTGTGCATCGCTGATCGCCTGTGCCAACCAGCGCAGCAAGCCGTGGTCACTGTCGAGCTCACCACTGGCTTGCTGTAACAGCTCACCAATGTGCATCAGGTCAGTTAGTACTCGCTCACCGTTCTCTTCACCGAGTAGGCGCTCTGCGACGTGGCGCTTAGCCATCACCGAACGCAGCATAGGCAGCACGCCACGTTGCTGCCACAGGCGACGGTACTCGCGAAACTCATTCAACGCCGTATCCCAAGCCAGCTCGTCATTGTTGAGCGCATCAAGCGTGGAGGCGTCTAAAGCAAACAGCTCAGACGCCAACGAAGCGCGCAGCGCGCGATCGTTGTCTGGGGTTAACACCGCTTGCAAAAGACGCTGGATGTCCTGCGCAACCGGGCTAAGAAAAACGCTGTCACGATTGGAGAGATAGACACTGGCGATGCCTTGCTCTGCCAATGCTTTTTTGATCAAACGTCCTTCACTCCCGGTTCTGACCAGCACCGCAATATTGCCCGGCAAAATGGCTTTTCGCTCCTCTCCGCGCTGCAGCCACGCATGGCCTTGTTGCGACTGACTGAGCACTTGCTGAATTTGACTCGCGCTCGACGCGGCCATCACTTGCTGGTACTCGCCTTTGCTAACCGGGCCTTGCTGCGCCTCTTGTAACCAATAAGTGAGCGCAGGTTGCTTTTGACCACCCATGATCCAAAAGCGATGTTCCGCCCCTGGACTAGCGCTAACAGGCAAAAAAGGAATGTCTTGATCGTAGATAAACGGGCTATCCGGCCGTTGGAATACCTGATTAACCGCCTGCACCATCTCGGCACTCGATCGCCAGTTGGTACCAAGCGTATAGTGAGCACTCACTTGATTCCGCGCTTTGATGTAGGTGAAGATGTCTGCGCCGCGAAAGCCGTAAATGGCCTGCTTGGGATCGCCAATCATAAACAGACCGCACTCGGGATGGTTGAGATAGATACGGCTGAAAATGCTGTATTGCAGCGGGTCGGTGTCCTGAAATTCGTCAATCATCGCCACCGGATAGAGGGTGCGAATTCGGCTGCCGAGCAAATCTTGTTCATCATTATCGATTGCTGCGGATAGCTGGGTGAGCAAGTCATCAAAAGAGAGCCACTGCTTCTGCATTTTGGCTTTCGCCAGCCAAGTGCGGCACTGCGCAATCGCATGAGCCAGCAGCGGCGCTTTTAAACTGATCGGCTGAGCAAGAAAGGCATCAATAGCGAGAAAAATTTCATGCTCGGGCACGACGCCCTGCGGCGTTTTCTCTGCCAGTTCGGTCTGTGAGAACTTGGCCAACTTGTCTGGAAAATCGTAGCTGCTGGTTTCACTCTCCGCCCACTGATTGACGGCGGCAAGCCATTCAGGCAGCGACTTTTTACTGTAACTGCGTTTATTGACATCGGACGCCGAAATCAAAGGCATGAGGTCGTCTTGCACCGCGCGCCAACGCGCTTTTAAATCGGCGATTTTTTCTAGATTGGCTTGATGCAATTCGGCCAAGCTGCCAGTCATCGGCGCGACTGTCAGTTTGAGCGACGCGCCCGTTAAGTAGCGGCCAATCTCGGCGAGCAGTGCCGCTGGCGAGCTCCACAATTGGCGCACTTCCGCGGCCAAAGCCTGCGGTAAAGGATAGAAATTGCGTCGCCAGTAATCGGCGACCACCTGCGCTTTGAGCTGACTTTCATCGGTAACGAACTCATTGTTGAAACGACTACCAGACTCAAACGCGTTTTGCGACAACATGCGCTGACAAAAACCGTGAATGGTATACACCGCGGCCTCGTCCATTTGCCGTTCTGCTTGCAACAAGATCTGCGCGGCCTGACGATGATCGTCAATCTCGGCCAACAGCGGCTTGATCACCGCATCATCACTTTGCCCACGGGCAAACGCCAATCTTGCGGCATGAATACGCGCGCGGATGCGATCACGCAGTTCGGCCGTGGCCGCTTCGGTAAAAGTCACCACCAGAATTTGATCGACGGTTAACGGCACGCGGTGGCGGGTATCGTCACTGCCGTGACCGAGCAGCAAGCGCAAATAGAGGCCCGCGATGGTGAAGGTTTTGCCCGTTCCGGCAGACGCTTCAATCAAGCGCGCGCCATGCAAGGGAAACTGCATGGTGTGCAAAGGAATGGCGACAGGCGTGTCAGTCATCGGCGTAATATCTCCGGATTATCTGCTAATCGAACTGTGATCAAACATCAAAAATTCTATGAATATATGCAAAGTGTATAAATATTAGGATGTTGTGAGATCTCTCTCACGGAACCTCTGCACTGCTCTGGTTAGTATGCGCCTCACGAGCTCTGCCGTACTGTTAACGGTATTCTCCATCGAATCGTGGTCCCTCTGACCTCGTGGCCGTACAGCGAACGCCCTACACCAATAATGATTTTCTGGCGGCCACTCTACTCTTGCACTTCTCATCATCACCCGCACTGTCAAGACGCATCCTCACCGTCAACTACACTGAGCCTTGCTCCTTGCAACACTAAACTACTGAGCAGACGAACTTCATGCGCCAGCGTTTCGTTCCACTGCGGCCAGATGCGCGCAATATAGACATCACTGCCCTCACCCGCGCCTAAAAAGCCATCGTTAAAGGTATCGGCCATTTTTTTGTGGGCTTTTTCTTGGTCATCAACCCACTGGCCGCGGTTAAAACCGGCTTCAATCGCCGCCAAGGCGGTGTGCGGGAAATAGGCTAAGGGGCGATTCATCCCTTCGACAAACAGACGCACCAGCTCGGCAAGCAAGGCTTTGGCTTGCTCTGGTTGATCCTGCGCCGGGTAGATAAGATGCTGTACGCCCTCTTTGCGATCGTAACCAATCAGGTGTGTCGGCTGAGCCAAACCACTGGCGGACATCGCTAAATGATCTATCCAGCCAGCCAAATAATCCTGCGCGCGGATCCGCCCACTGCGGTAACGTATCAAACCACATTGATAGTGACGTGTTAACCAGCCCGTTAAGCGGATCGGCTTGCCTTCGCCCAGCAGATCAAAAGTCAAATCGATTTCGATGTCTTCTTGCTCACGTACTGCGAGAAAGGTCAATTTGTCCACCAGCGCTTCTGCTTGAGCACGGTTAGCGGCAAACTCGATTTCACCAAAAGCGCCAACGGGCAAATGGCCGCTAGCTCGCTGCTGTTGTAAAAACTGTTCAATCACTGCTTGTGGATCTTGCTGAGCCACACGAGCTTCAAGCAAGCGGTCAAGGAGCTCATCACGCAATTGAAAGCTGCTTAGCCCGTCGAGAGTGAAAGGCTCATCATCTTCCATCACCGGTAGCGGCGGTTCAAACAGGACTTTTAAGCGACGATTGAAAAAGTACTGGACCGGCAAGCGCCAGAAACGTTGCAGCTCAACCAGATCCAGCTCATACGGAAAACTTATCCCCAACCAATAATCATCCAATGCACGTAAAAATGCGCCGCGGCTTTGATTGAGTGAAGTTTGGCTTTGCAACTGCGCGGCCGGGATCCACTCTTTGGCGTAGCTGCTCATCTCACCTTGAAATGCGCTAGGGCTGAACGGCACCAAAGGATGATGAGTTTGTAAACTGCGCACCAAACGCTCACCGGAAGCATCCACCGCCAGCGCTTCATCGCCCGCCAAACAGTAGTTTTGCTGGCAATATTCCAGCAGTTCAGAGACCAGCACCGAAGGCACCCGCTCGCTATTATCTTGCACCGAGCGCCCCACATAGCTGATGTACAGCGTCTGCTGCGCAGAGAGCAAGGCTTCGAGGAACAGATAACGGTCGTCATCGCGGCGTGAGCGATCGCCCGGCCGAGCGCGGCCGTTCATCAGGTCAAAGCCTTCCGGCGGCACCGTGCGCGGATAAACGCCATCGTTCATGCCGAGCAAACAAACGGTGCGAAACGGGATAGAACGCATCGGCATGAGAGTACAAAAGTTGACTTGTCCGGCGAGAAAACGTTGGCTGACCCGCGTGCCCGACAGTTTGTTGTGCAAGTATTCACTCACTACCGCCGGAGACAAGTCCGCGCTAAATGCGGCGTCACTCAACTGCTCTTTCAGTTGCGTTAAGGTGTCACGGATCGACTTAAGCGCCATTTCTCCATCCAGATCGACCTGAAAGAAATCATCCAGCAAAGCATTCAAAGCGTCACGCCAGCCATCCACTTGGAGGTTTTGCGCTAATTTGCTGCGATATTCGCTAATTTTTTGAATAAAATGGCTCAGTTTTCCTGCCAGCTCAGCACCCATTCCTTGCACCTCGTTGTAAGGTGCAATCAGCCCGCTACGCGATTGAAATAAGCCCGCCGTGTCGGCCATGGCATAACCGAGCAACATGCGACGAATACCAAACTGCCAGGTATTTTGCTCGGTTTGCGGCAGTTCGAACTCACCGCCCGTATGCTCATCCAGCCCCCAGCGAATGCCGGACGCTTCGACCCACTGCTTGGCTTGCAGAAAATCCTCATCACTGAGTGCGAAACGGCGCAAAATCGCCGGCGTTTCCAGAAGTTCGAGCAGTTCTGAGGCTAAACAGCGCGCTTGAGGTAAGTTCAGCAACTGTAGAAAAGCGCTCAAAATCGGGCTTTCCTGCGCGGCGCTGCGGTCTGAAATCGAGTACGGAATGAAACGCTCGCCCGGCGCGTTACCAAACACCGCCTGAATAGCCGGGCTGTAGGCGTTGATGTCGGCCACCATGACGATAATGTCGCGCGGTTTTAGACTGGGATCAGCGTCAAACATCGCCAGCAAACGGTCGTGCAGCACTTCCACTTCCCGCATAGGGCTGTGGCAAACGTGCAGTGACAATGACTGATCACCCAGTGAAACCACCTGCTTGTGCCCACTGTAGTCGAGTTGATTGTCATCTTGGTGCTCTTCTAGATTGAGGATGTCCGCTTGCAACTGATGCAGCAGAGTGTCGCGTTCCACCTCAACAAACGCTTCAATTTCATGGGATTCAAGCTGCGAGAGCAGATACAGGTTATCCCGCCCCAGTTTACCCATCGAGGCGAGCAAACTGTTACCAACCATTTGGCTATGCAGTTCATCGGCAAGATTATCTTCAATCGAGCCTTTTAACTGCTCACTTTCACCCAGCGCTTGCGAATGGTCTTGTTGCCACACTAAGTGCTGACGATGCTTGGCCGCCAAGCGAGCGAGAAACTTGCGATCGCGCACGTCTCCCCAGTAGTAACGACAAGGGTTGGTGAACATCAGATGCACATCGATATGCTCTCCAAGCGCTTTCAGCGCATCGAGATAGCGCGGCGGCAGAGACGAAATACCAAACACAAACAGCCGCTCGGGCAGTTGTTCAAAAGTTGCCGATGACGCTTGCAGAGCGTGAATAAAGTCTTGATAGAGGTTGGCGCGATGATAGGGCGATTGCCCTAACGCCAAGGTGTGC is part of the Vibrio cidicii genome and encodes:
- the recD gene encoding exodeoxyribonuclease V subunit alpha produces the protein MSAHSAMHFLPLFADLAKQGSLRQLDYQFARLIASQSDDEALALLAALVSAEVGRGHICLPLIYSHGQGLDIAARLGLYGEAAQALNVQLTSIDWAERLKASPIVGESHEALPLIFDGQRLYLQRYWHYEVMVAAKLNQLSSAVNLDAEEMKKLANLLDHLFARDYRFLLEALLRGRNESTNSAGLRQQLVCDHLDVVNASQLDWAAIERVVAAATKVEQLSALDNLVAQSVCLNWQKVAAAVALTRRFTVISGGPGTGKTTTVCKLLAALIEQAGGHDLTIKLVAPTGKAAARLTESIGKAVSALPVSPELKNKIPTESSTLHRLLGAIPGSAEFRHHSKNPLHLDVLVIDEASMVDLSMMYKVIDALPKQARVILLGDKDQLASVEAGAVLGDICSFSHTGYSSEQASALVRLTGFASLTSLGRSKVSIADSLCMLQKSFRFDARSGIGQLARAVNAGDGHAVDQVWQREMSDITHWDLNAQNYHQMIQTLVSEYGRYLARLQETQLSPVTGESESSAEKAKVALALFNQCRLLCALREGDFGVSGLNQRIEKALAARKLIRTQDELWYHGRPVMVTRNDHALGLYNGDIGICMRDESEGEARLKVFFELPDGSMKAILPSRVPEHETAYAMTIHKSQGSEFDFTLMVLPAEFSPILTRELIYTGITRAKKKLALYADGQVLKRAIRVRTQRASGLVERLQG
- the recB gene encoding exodeoxyribonuclease V subunit beta — translated: MTDTPVAIPLHTMQFPLHGARLIEASAGTGKTFTIAGLYLRLLLGHGSDDTRHRVPLTVDQILVVTFTEAATAELRDRIRARIHAARLAFARGQSDDAVIKPLLAEIDDHRQAAQILLQAERQMDEAAVYTIHGFCQRMLSQNAFESGSRFNNEFVTDESQLKAQVVADYWRRNFYPLPQALAAEVRQLWSSPAALLAEIGRYLTGASLKLTVAPMTGSLAELHQANLEKIADLKARWRAVQDDLMPLISASDVNKRSYSKKSLPEWLAAVNQWAESETSSYDFPDKLAKFSQTELAEKTPQGVVPEHEIFLAIDAFLAQPISLKAPLLAHAIAQCRTWLAKAKMQKQWLSFDDLLTQLSAAIDNDEQDLLGSRIRTLYPVAMIDEFQDTDPLQYSIFSRIYLNHPECGLFMIGDPKQAIYGFRGADIFTYIKARNQVSAHYTLGTNWRSSAEMVQAVNQVFQRPDSPFIYDQDIPFLPVSASPGAEHRFWIMGGQKQPALTYWLQEAQQGPVSKGEYQQVMAASSASQIQQVLSQSQQGHAWLQRGEERKAILPGNIAVLVRTGSEGRLIKKALAEQGIASVYLSNRDSVFLSPVAQDIQRLLQAVLTPDNDRALRASLASELFALDASTLDALNNDELAWDTALNEFREYRRLWQQRGVLPMLRSVMAKRHVAERLLGEENGERVLTDLMHIGELLQQASGELDSDHGLLRWLAQAISDAQMGMGGSEEQVQRLESERNLVQIVTIHKSKGLEYDLVFLPFVFAAREASEAKYYDAHSDTTVLDITRHEAALKQADKERLAEDLRLIYVALTRAVYGCFIGSAPLRNGRSTKEPTGVHQSAMGYLLQNGQQGGIADLTAALLQQKAVLACVEVCAPLPLPEEKFQPSAQPVGALAARELHTPIDRLWRMTSYSALVKQGSQHSEYDASLELSGFDIDSSGERDESAVLEVEKNIFNFPRGARPGTFLHALFEEVEFTEPATSEHNTQVISELMAQEQIDSDWLPVLQRLIDTVLETPLDGKALRLRDKAPSQRLVEMEFFLPIEVLSAAALNRVCQRHDPLSAQAGDLGFQTVQGMLKGFIDLVFEHKGRYYVLDWKSNHLGDATHFYHGEALKGAMVDHRYDLQYQIYALALHRFLRSRVADYDYQRHFGGVYYLFLRGMDGESGSGIFSARPSLAFLQQMDRLLDGQEPQEPASSQSGQMELL
- the recC gene encoding exodeoxyribonuclease V subunit gamma; the encoded protein is MFTVYHSNQVDVLKSLLVELIRREPLQNPFTQERILVQSPGMSQWLKIELAKEFGVAANMEFPLPATFIWEMFTKVLPDVPKRSAFNKEAMTWKLMQLLPGMLEQAAFEPLARYLQQDEDHSRLYQLAEKIADIFDGYLVYRPEWIAKWETGQAVAEIADEHPWQAPLWQALYQHTLALGQSPYHRANLYQDFIHALQASSATFEQLPERLFVFGISSLPPRYLDALKALGEHIDVHLMFTNPCRYYWGDVRDRKFLARLAAKHRQHLVWQQDHSQALGESEQLKGSIEDNLADELHSQMVGNSLLASMGKLGRDNLYLLSQLESHEIEAFVEVERDTLLHQLQADILNLEEHQDDNQLDYSGHKQVVSLGDQSLSLHVCHSPMREVEVLHDRLLAMFDADPSLKPRDIIVMVADINAYSPAIQAVFGNAPGERFIPYSISDRSAAQESPILSAFLQLLNLPQARCLASELLELLETPAILRRFALSDEDFLQAKQWVEASGIRWGLDEHTGGEFELPQTEQNTWQFGIRRMLLGYAMADTAGLFQSRSGLIAPYNEVQGMGAELAGKLSHFIQKISEYRSKLAQNLQVDGWRDALNALLDDFFQVDLDGEMALKSIRDTLTQLKEQLSDAAFSADLSPAVVSEYLHNKLSGTRVSQRFLAGQVNFCTLMPMRSIPFRTVCLLGMNDGVYPRTVPPEGFDLMNGRARPGDRSRRDDDRYLFLEALLSAQQTLYISYVGRSVQDNSERVPSVLVSELLEYCQQNYCLAGDEALAVDASGERLVRSLQTHHPLVPFSPSAFQGEMSSYAKEWIPAAQLQSQTSLNQSRGAFLRALDDYWLGISFPYELDLVELQRFWRLPVQYFFNRRLKVLFEPPLPVMEDDEPFTLDGLSSFQLRDELLDRLLEARVAQQDPQAVIEQFLQQQRASGHLPVGAFGEIEFAANRAQAEALVDKLTFLAVREQEDIEIDLTFDLLGEGKPIRLTGWLTRHYQCGLIRYRSGRIRAQDYLAGWIDHLAMSASGLAQPTHLIGYDRKEGVQHLIYPAQDQPEQAKALLAELVRLFVEGMNRPLAYFPHTALAAIEAGFNRGQWVDDQEKAHKKMADTFNDGFLGAGEGSDVYIARIWPQWNETLAHEVRLLSSLVLQGARLSVVDGEDAS